The Mycteria americana isolate JAX WOST 10 ecotype Jacksonville Zoo and Gardens unplaced genomic scaffold, USCA_MyAme_1.0 Scaffold_79, whole genome shotgun sequence genome includes a region encoding these proteins:
- the LOC142404142 gene encoding LOW QUALITY PROTEIN: class I histocompatibility antigen, F10 alpha chain-like (The sequence of the model RefSeq protein was modified relative to this genomic sequence to represent the inferred CDS: inserted 1 base in 1 codon; substituted 1 base at 1 genomic stop codon) yields MGSGDPGDVGPKDPGDTGTGDVVGTCGGTCGDVAGSAGRQLTPTQPLARSPRQRDGGENRGKAQNSWLEGAVGLGDSPATPCVWGESASWLDMTPRLLDGGQPSSRCPIPPALTWGWKAHTVQRMYGCDLLQDGSTRGFXQHAYDGRDFIAFDMDTMTFTAADAAAQITERKWVEAGTVAEGLKHXLENTCIEWLRKYVSYGQAVLERKLRPPTVRESGKEAHGILTLSCRAYGFYPRSITVSWLKDGEVRDQDTEWGSVAPNSNGTYYTWASIEARPEEKDRYRCRVEHTSLPEPVLFAWEPESNLFTIVLVVAVAVLAVIAIIAGFSF; encoded by the exons ATGGGGAGTGGGGACCCAGGGGACGTGGGGCCCAAGGacccaggggacacgggga ctggggacgtggtggggacaTGTGGGGGGACATGCGGGGATGTCGCGGGTTCAGCCGGCAGGCAGCTAACCCCCACGCAGCCGTTGGCTCGCTCCCCCCGCCAgcgggacgggggagagaatcggggaaaagcGCAAAATTCATGGCtggag ggtgccgtggggctgggggacagcccaGCCACGCCCTGCGTGTGGGGGGAGTCTGCATCATGGCTTGACATGACACCCCGGCTGCTGGATGGGGGGCAGCCCTCGAGCCGGTGCCCGATCCCCCCGGCCCTCACATGGGGCTGGA AGGCGCACACGGTGCAGCGCATGTACGGCTGTGACCTCCTGCAGGACGGTAGCACCAGGGGGT ATCAGCACGCCTACGACGGGAGGGACTTCATCGCCTTCGACATGGACACGATGACGTTCACTGCGGCGGACGCGGCAGCACAAATCACCGAGAGGAAGTGGGTGGAGGCCGGGACTGTTGCTGAGGGTCTGAAGCATTAGCTGGAGAACACCTGCATCGAGTGGCt caggaaatACGTGAGCTATGGGCAGGCCGTGCTGGAGAGGAAGTTGAGG CCCCCCACAGTCCGAGAGTCAGGGAAGGAGGCCCACGGGATCCTGACCTTGTCCTGCCGCGCTTACGGCTTCTACCCACGTTCCATCACCGTCAGCTGGCTGAAGGACGGCGAGGTCAGGGACCAGGACACCGAGTGGGGCAGCGTCGCACCCAACAGCAATGGCACCTACTACACCTGGGCCTCCATCGAGGCCCGCCCAGAGGAGAAGGACAGGTACCGGTGCCGTGTGGAGCACACCAGCCTGCCCGAGCCCGTCCTCTTTGCGTGGG AGCCGGAGTCCAACCTGTTCACCAtcgtgctggtggtggctgttgcCGTCCTGGCTGTCATCGCCATCATCGCTGGATTCTCCTTCTGA